The following are from one region of the Thiocapsa rosea genome:
- a CDS encoding efflux RND transporter periplasmic adaptor subunit, whose product MSTRINKIGAVFITTLLASGCGPSTDEATAREVLPDRESVPWVLSVGVEPAPNSVWTLTGTVRARHEIPLSFRIGGEIQARLVDAGAQVAAGDVLFRLDPRDVTQQRLAAEATVASARAEHENAERERERLGDLLTKRLASEQDHDRAVTAARAAEQRLLAAEASLEQARNAILYADLVAPATGVILDVEGQVGQVVSPSQAVARLAEDGPREIEVQVPESRRVVLPSEATARLANGPAGDTAGGAASARVTLREIAGSADPLSRTWRARYRLPELPSAPGLGTTVTLTFETARESSRPIARVPLGAILERGAGPMVWRIEEGRVEPEPVELLGIVGEQAEIRTDLAPGTPVVALGAHLLLPGQAVRVLER is encoded by the coding sequence TTGTCGACCAGAATAAACAAGATCGGAGCGGTGTTCATCACGACGCTCCTCGCCTCGGGATGCGGGCCGAGTACCGACGAGGCGACCGCGCGCGAGGTGCTGCCCGATCGCGAATCGGTGCCTTGGGTATTGTCGGTCGGGGTGGAGCCCGCACCGAACAGCGTCTGGACGCTCACGGGCACGGTACGCGCACGCCATGAGATCCCGCTGTCCTTCCGTATCGGCGGCGAGATCCAGGCGCGTCTTGTCGATGCCGGGGCGCAGGTCGCGGCCGGGGACGTCCTGTTCCGGCTCGATCCGCGCGACGTGACGCAGCAACGCCTGGCGGCGGAGGCAACGGTGGCCAGCGCCCGGGCGGAGCACGAGAACGCCGAGCGCGAGCGCGAGCGGCTCGGGGATCTTCTGACCAAGCGGCTCGCGAGCGAGCAGGACCATGACCGGGCCGTGACCGCCGCGCGCGCAGCCGAGCAGCGCTTGCTGGCCGCCGAGGCGAGCCTGGAGCAGGCGCGCAACGCGATCCTGTATGCCGATCTGGTCGCGCCCGCCACGGGCGTGATCCTGGACGTGGAGGGACAGGTCGGACAGGTCGTCTCACCGAGTCAGGCGGTTGCGCGGCTGGCCGAGGACGGGCCGCGCGAGATCGAGGTCCAGGTGCCCGAATCACGACGTGTCGTACTGCCGAGCGAGGCGACGGCGCGGCTCGCGAACGGACCTGCGGGGGATACTGCGGGGGGCGCGGCGTCCGCACGGGTGACCCTGCGCGAGATCGCCGGCAGCGCCGATCCGCTCAGTCGGACCTGGCGTGCGCGCTATCGTTTGCCCGAGCTACCGAGCGCGCCGGGGCTCGGCACAACCGTGACCCTGACCTTCGAGACGGCACGCGAGTCGTCCAGGCCGATTGCCCGGGTACCGCTCGGTGCGATCCTGGAGCGCGGTGCAGGACCGATGGTCTGGCGGATCGAGGAGGGGCGAGTCGAGCCCGAGCCGGTCGAGTTGCTCGGCATCGTCGGTGAGCAGGCCGAGATCCGAACCGATCTGGCGCCGGGCACGCCGGTCGTCGCACTCGGGGCGCATCTCCTGCTGCCCGGCCAGGCCGTGCGGGTGCTCGAGCGATGA
- a CDS encoding efflux RND transporter permease subunit — translation MSTSDDRAAGTRLNLSALAVRERSVTLFLILVTAVAGLVAFLQLGRAEDPAFTVRVMVVSALWPGASAQQMQDLVADPLEKRIGEVELFHRLETTARPGRVDMLVEFQDFAPSEQIPDLFYQVRKRMSDAAASLPAGVRGPFVNDDFSDVYFALYALSAPDLPNRLLVREAERIRDRLARVEGVQKARILGERPQRFFVELDQARLANLGVSPAAVREALDAQNRLAPAGLVETDGPRLYLRPDAELRELEDIRHVPLRVGEHLITLGEIAEVSRGYEDPPEFLIRAGGEDAVLLGVVMQRGENGLALGKRLAELQEGLEASLPLGVAFTQLTNQADAITHAVDLFQIKFLVAVAVVMLVSFVAIGWRAGLVVGITIPLTLGITFLLMLIKGINLDRVSLGALIIALGLLVDDAIIAIEMMLVKMEAGWDRLRAAAHAWTVTAAPMLSGTLVTVIGFVPIGFARSGVGEYAGNIFWVLAFALLASWVVAVTFTPYLGTLLLKAPPSPGEHAVESAYATPLYRTLRGLIRGCVRYKIWVVAATFGLLVLSIVGLAGSVQKQFFPTSDRPEVLIDIRLPEGSAIRATAAVVERVEAILADAPGVRSSAAYLGAGAPRFFLALNPEFPNPAFAKLIVVAQGAAERDVLIAQLQAHVDAGAFPEARVRVHTLLYGPPVIWPVTFRVVGPDPLVLRRIAEQVREVVAANPNTVDPHLDWGERVPVVRLALDPERLRLIGLTPRELAGQLEYQLSGLPATEIREDIRNVQLILRGLADEGAVSADGAGGPGAIDAAITPTSLAGINLKTLDGQTIPLEQAGELMIAFEDPVLKRYNREPFIAVQSEVRDAQPPNVTEAIWGELQGLIAELPPAYRIDIGGAVEQSGKADASIQRVQPIMLVLMLIVIMFQMRSFSGTLMVVATAPLGVIGATLALLIADRPFGFVALLGLIGLAGILMRNTLILAKQIEDNLHQGLERSAAVVEATVQRARPVVLTAAAAVFAFIPLTTDTFWGPLAFVLIGGVLIGTLITLLFLPALYALWFRVRLNSADPPSVQRAVQNSAGSGLP, via the coding sequence ATGAGCACCTCCGACGACAGGGCAGCGGGGACGCGGTTGAACCTCTCCGCGCTCGCCGTGCGCGAGCGCTCGGTCACGCTCTTTCTCATCCTGGTGACCGCGGTCGCCGGTCTGGTGGCATTCCTGCAGCTCGGCCGCGCGGAAGATCCAGCCTTCACCGTGCGCGTGATGGTGGTCTCGGCGCTCTGGCCGGGGGCAAGCGCGCAACAGATGCAGGATCTGGTCGCCGATCCGCTGGAGAAGCGCATCGGGGAGGTCGAGCTCTTCCACCGGCTGGAGACCACGGCGCGTCCCGGACGGGTCGACATGCTGGTCGAGTTTCAGGACTTCGCGCCCTCCGAGCAGATCCCGGATCTCTTCTATCAGGTGCGCAAACGTATGTCGGATGCGGCCGCAAGTCTTCCGGCCGGGGTGCGCGGGCCTTTCGTCAACGACGACTTCTCGGATGTGTATTTCGCGCTCTATGCGCTCTCGGCGCCGGATCTGCCGAACCGTCTGCTGGTGCGCGAGGCCGAGCGGATTCGCGATCGACTGGCCCGGGTCGAGGGGGTGCAGAAGGCGCGCATCCTCGGCGAGCGGCCGCAACGCTTCTTCGTGGAGCTCGATCAGGCGCGTCTCGCCAATCTCGGGGTGTCGCCGGCGGCGGTGCGCGAGGCACTAGATGCCCAAAATCGGCTTGCCCCGGCGGGACTGGTCGAGACAGACGGGCCGCGGCTCTATCTGCGTCCGGATGCCGAGCTGCGTGAGCTCGAGGATATTCGCCATGTCCCGCTGCGTGTCGGCGAGCATCTCATCACGCTGGGCGAGATCGCCGAGGTCAGCCGCGGCTACGAGGATCCGCCTGAGTTTCTGATCCGCGCCGGCGGGGAGGATGCGGTCCTGCTCGGCGTGGTGATGCAGCGCGGCGAGAACGGGTTGGCGCTCGGCAAGCGCCTGGCCGAGCTGCAGGAGGGGTTGGAGGCCAGCCTGCCGTTGGGCGTCGCCTTCACGCAACTCACCAATCAGGCCGACGCCATCACGCATGCCGTCGATCTGTTTCAGATCAAGTTCCTGGTCGCGGTCGCGGTAGTGATGCTGGTCAGCTTTGTCGCCATCGGCTGGCGCGCCGGGTTGGTCGTGGGCATCACCATCCCGCTGACCCTCGGGATCACCTTCCTGCTGATGCTGATCAAGGGCATCAACCTGGACCGGGTCAGCCTGGGCGCGCTCATCATCGCCCTGGGGCTGCTGGTCGACGACGCCATCATCGCCATCGAGATGATGCTGGTGAAGATGGAGGCGGGATGGGATCGGCTGCGGGCCGCGGCGCATGCCTGGACGGTGACCGCAGCGCCTATGCTGAGCGGCACACTGGTGACCGTGATCGGCTTCGTGCCCATCGGCTTTGCGCGCTCGGGTGTGGGCGAGTATGCAGGCAACATCTTCTGGGTGCTGGCCTTCGCGCTGCTCGCCTCCTGGGTGGTGGCGGTGACCTTTACGCCCTACCTGGGCACCTTGCTGCTGAAGGCGCCGCCAAGCCCGGGCGAGCATGCCGTGGAGAGTGCCTACGCGACGCCGCTCTACCGGACGCTGCGCGGGTTGATTCGCGGCTGTGTGCGCTACAAGATCTGGGTCGTGGCCGCGACCTTCGGGCTCTTGGTCCTCTCGATCGTCGGCCTGGCCGGCAGCGTACAGAAACAGTTCTTCCCGACATCTGATCGCCCCGAGGTCCTGATCGACATCCGGCTCCCCGAAGGCAGCGCGATCCGCGCGACGGCGGCCGTGGTCGAGCGGGTGGAAGCCATCCTGGCGGATGCGCCGGGCGTGCGTTCGAGCGCCGCCTATCTCGGCGCGGGCGCTCCGCGATTCTTTCTGGCCCTGAACCCCGAGTTTCCGAATCCGGCCTTTGCCAAGCTCATCGTGGTGGCACAAGGCGCGGCCGAGCGCGACGTTCTGATCGCGCAGCTCCAAGCGCATGTGGATGCCGGCGCGTTTCCCGAGGCGCGGGTGCGCGTGCACACGCTGCTCTACGGTCCGCCGGTCATCTGGCCCGTGACCTTTCGTGTGGTGGGGCCGGATCCGCTGGTGCTGCGCCGGATCGCCGAGCAGGTGCGCGAGGTGGTCGCGGCGAATCCCAATACGGTGGATCCACATCTGGACTGGGGCGAGCGTGTCCCCGTGGTGCGGCTTGCCCTCGACCCGGAGCGTCTGCGTCTGATCGGGCTCACCCCGCGCGAGCTGGCCGGTCAGCTGGAGTACCAGCTCTCCGGGCTGCCGGCGACCGAGATCCGCGAGGACATCCGCAATGTTCAGCTGATCCTTCGGGGGCTCGCCGACGAGGGCGCAGTGAGCGCGGACGGTGCCGGAGGACCCGGAGCAATCGACGCTGCGATCACGCCGACCAGCCTCGCCGGGATCAATCTCAAGACGCTCGACGGCCAAACGATCCCGCTCGAGCAGGCCGGCGAGCTGATGATCGCCTTCGAGGATCCGGTGCTCAAGCGTTACAACCGCGAGCCCTTCATTGCGGTGCAATCCGAGGTCCGGGACGCACAGCCACCGAACGTGACGGAGGCCATTTGGGGCGAGCTGCAGGGGCTGATCGCCGAGCTACCGCCCGCGTATCGGATCGACATCGGCGGTGCCGTGGAGCAATCAGGCAAGGCCGATGCCTCGATCCAACGCGTCCAGCCGATCATGCTGGTCCTGATGCTGATCGTCATCATGTTCCAGATGCGCAGTTTCTCGGGCACGCTCATGGTGGTGGCCACGGCGCCGCTCGGCGTGATCGGGGCCACGCTGGCCTTGTTGATCGCCGATCGTCCGTTCGGCTTCGTCGCTCTGCTCGGGCTGATCGGTCTGGCCGGCATCCTGATGCGCAACACCCTGATTCTGGCCAAGCAGATCGAGGACAACCTGCACCAGGGTCTGGAGCGTTCCGCGGCGGTCGTGGAGGCCACGGTCCAGCGCGCGCGTCCGGTAGTGTTGACCGCGGCGGCGGCCGTCTTCGCCTTCATCCCGCTGACGACCGACACCTTTTGGGGGCCGCTCGCCTTCGTGCTCATCGGCGGGGTCTTGATCGGCACCTTGATTACGCTGCTGTTTCTGCCGGCGCTCTATGCACTGTGGTTTCGGGTGCGCTTGAACTCGGCGGACCCGCCCTCTGTCCAGCGCGCCGTCCAGAATTCGGCGGGCTCGGGTCTGCCGTAG
- a CDS encoding bifunctional diguanylate cyclase/phosphodiesterase, whose translation MGAVRPRRLGLRLAVGFLIIALLPLAGLAWFYLHTFERALTATVLQNMTSIADKKADQIDDYINERLADARSFASQAQVREALSALVAADRRANRAAIPNPSTIERTELAKLGERADYHDVLLIDEEGDVVFSLRGEADLGTNLVHGPFRDTELAAGFRQAMTFMHIDLTRFAPYRPSGNAVAAFVVAPILQGQHPIGALALQVNLDTLMPVVSDRTGLGTTGETVLAVQDGQAARYTIALERMPGAPFTNRVPLERTAEPMRLALAGSQGSGLVKDYGDIEVAAGWRYLPALGWGMVVKIDAAEAMAPLHAMQQATAWAFTLFVLASASAALVLGRRLVRDETTIAAQQARYRAMLGSMNDGVALYRPRPDGSEFVLIDINPAAQRIAGVAGRKEVLGLPSRIVFPGLEAAGIYAAFRRVHRHGGRETISPAVYDKGSARLWLESDVIRLEGGEILSVLKDITARRAADERIEHLAHHDGLTGLVNRHNLEILLQQELHSAHREGRRLAVLFIDLDRFKVINDTLGHHIGDLLLVEVARRLRRDVRENDIVARQGGDEFVVVLTAMERAEDAAPVAAKILSALGEPYTIDGERLHTSPSIGISIYPDDGLDADTLMKNADTAMYHAKEQGRNNVQHFTEALNLAAGERLTVERELRVAIEEGQLAVHYQPQFEADADPLGRPYAMEALVRWHHPGRGLLAAGHFIPIAEESGLIHAIGDWVLNEACRRFGQWKHAGIGPKRIAVNLSAHQLRNPALLETVAAVLQGCELHKDELEFEFTETVAMRDPARAVETLQALRGLGVTLAIDDFGTGHSSLAYLKRLPIQTLKLDREFVRDIETDENDAAISAATLALAHELGLRVVAEGIETEGQSRFLRAHGCDRLQGYFYGRPEPAEFWTARWTEGGSAEFKRTRNHSA comes from the coding sequence GTGGGTGCCGTAAGGCCACGCCGTCTCGGCCTGCGTTTGGCGGTCGGCTTCCTGATCATCGCACTGCTGCCCTTGGCGGGTCTGGCCTGGTTCTATCTGCACACCTTCGAGCGCGCACTCACCGCCACCGTCTTGCAGAACATGACCTCGATCGCCGACAAAAAAGCCGACCAGATCGACGACTACATCAATGAACGGCTGGCCGACGCCCGCTCCTTCGCGAGCCAGGCGCAAGTTCGCGAGGCATTGTCGGCACTCGTCGCCGCCGATCGACGCGCAAACCGCGCCGCGATTCCGAATCCGAGCACAATCGAACGCACGGAGCTGGCCAAGCTCGGCGAGCGCGCCGACTACCACGACGTGCTCTTGATCGACGAAGAAGGCGATGTCGTCTTTTCGCTTCGCGGCGAGGCCGATCTGGGCACCAACCTCGTGCATGGCCCGTTTCGCGATACCGAGCTGGCCGCGGGCTTTCGTCAGGCCATGACCTTCATGCACATCGACCTGACCCGTTTCGCGCCGTATCGGCCGTCCGGAAACGCGGTCGCAGCCTTTGTCGTCGCGCCGATCCTCCAGGGACAGCATCCGATCGGCGCACTGGCGCTTCAGGTCAACCTCGACACCCTGATGCCGGTGGTGAGCGACCGCACCGGACTCGGGACGACCGGCGAAACCGTGCTCGCCGTTCAGGACGGGCAGGCGGCACGCTACACCATCGCGCTCGAGCGCATGCCGGGAGCACCCTTCACCAATCGGGTTCCGCTCGAACGCACGGCAGAGCCGATGCGACTTGCGCTGGCCGGTAGCCAAGGCAGCGGTCTGGTGAAGGACTACGGCGACATCGAGGTTGCAGCGGGCTGGCGTTATCTACCGGCGCTGGGGTGGGGCATGGTGGTGAAGATCGATGCCGCCGAGGCCATGGCACCCCTGCATGCGATGCAGCAGGCGACGGCATGGGCGTTCACGCTTTTTGTGCTCGCCTCGGCCAGCGCAGCACTCGTACTCGGTCGCCGCTTGGTCAGGGACGAAACCACCATCGCCGCCCAACAGGCCCGCTACCGCGCCATGCTCGGCAGTATGAACGACGGGGTTGCCCTGTACCGCCCGCGCCCGGACGGGAGCGAGTTTGTCCTGATCGACATCAATCCGGCCGCCCAGCGGATCGCCGGGGTGGCCGGACGCAAGGAGGTGCTGGGACTGCCGTCTCGGATCGTCTTCCCGGGTTTGGAGGCTGCGGGCATCTACGCCGCCTTTCGCCGCGTTCATCGCCATGGCGGGCGTGAAACGATCAGCCCCGCGGTGTACGACAAGGGCTCGGCCCGTCTGTGGCTCGAGAGCGACGTGATCCGCCTCGAGGGAGGCGAGATCCTTTCGGTCCTCAAAGACATCACCGCGCGCAGGGCCGCGGACGAACGCATCGAGCACCTCGCCCATCACGATGGTTTGACCGGCCTCGTGAATCGTCACAACCTCGAGATCCTGTTGCAGCAGGAGCTGCACTCGGCACACCGCGAAGGGCGCCGGCTCGCGGTCCTCTTCATCGATCTGGACCGCTTCAAGGTCATCAACGATACGCTCGGCCACCATATCGGCGATCTGCTGTTGGTCGAGGTGGCACGCCGGCTGCGCCGGGACGTGCGCGAGAACGACATCGTCGCGCGCCAGGGCGGAGACGAGTTCGTTGTCGTGCTCACCGCCATGGAGCGTGCCGAAGACGCCGCGCCGGTGGCCGCGAAGATCCTGAGCGCACTCGGCGAGCCTTACACCATCGACGGCGAACGGCTGCACACCAGCCCCAGCATCGGCATCAGCATTTATCCCGATGACGGCCTGGACGCCGACACCCTGATGAAGAACGCCGACACCGCGATGTATCACGCCAAAGAGCAGGGCCGCAACAACGTCCAGCACTTCACCGAGGCGCTCAACTTGGCGGCTGGTGAACGCCTGACGGTCGAGCGCGAGTTGCGCGTCGCGATCGAGGAGGGTCAGCTCGCCGTACACTATCAGCCCCAGTTCGAGGCCGATGCGGATCCGCTCGGCCGTCCCTACGCCATGGAGGCCCTGGTGCGTTGGCACCATCCAGGGCGCGGCTTGCTCGCTGCAGGCCATTTCATTCCGATCGCGGAGGAATCCGGACTCATCCACGCGATCGGGGACTGGGTCTTGAACGAGGCTTGCCGCCGTTTCGGCCAATGGAAGCACGCCGGCATCGGACCCAAGCGCATCGCCGTCAACCTCTCGGCCCACCAACTGCGCAACCCTGCCCTCCTCGAGACCGTCGCCGCCGTGCTGCAAGGCTGCGAGCTGCACAAGGACGAGCTCGAGTTCGAGTTCACCGAGACGGTCGCGATGCGCGATCCGGCGCGCGCGGTCGAGACGCTGCAGGCACTGCGCGGCCTCGGGGTCACGTTGGCGATCGACGATTTCGGTACCGGCCATTCCTCGCTGGCCTACCTCAAGCGTCTGCCGATCCAAACGCTGAAGCTCGACCGCGAGTTCGTGCGCGATATCGAAACCGACGAGAACGACGCCGCGATCAGTGCCGCGACCCTCGCACTCGCCCACGAGCTCGGCCTGCGGGTCGTGGCCGAGGGCATCGAGACGGAGGGTCAGAGCCGTTTCCTGCGAGCCCACGGCTGCGACCGCCTGCAGGGCTATTTCTACGGCAGACCCGAGCCCGCCGAATTCTGGACGGCGCGCTGGACAGAGGGCGGGTCCGCCGAGTTCAAGCGCACCCGAAACCACAGTGCATAG
- a CDS encoding urea ABC transporter substrate-binding protein: MLRASAKWSAVIPEVSLGCTLVRIPRSLPTILLISATLAAAALIPGSLRTSVTEPIRIGVFHAASGPMAESEKGLVDAARLAVEEINAEGGLLGRRVDLVIAENDSDWTTAAAEVERLILEERVSVVLACWTSACRKAVKPVVEKHRHLMLYALQYEGLEQSPHLIYMGSAPNQQIIPGARWTMDRFGSRIYLVGSDYVFPRTANLLIRDLVTAAGGEILAERYVPMDATDLDAIAAEIRRLAPDAVLNTLNGDANRHFFASLRAANLDAMPVVSFSVAEPELRFMLSGRIHREHYAVWGYFQSLPDDVNRRFVAAFQQRFGADRVVSDPIVSSYNGIRLWAEAVREAGTDDPAQVNRSIGRASLQGPSGIVALDAATRHLWRRVYVGHARADGQFDAVEISEAPIRPAPFPAYRSRAQWRALVDRLSDESNRRPPEDPQWVP, encoded by the coding sequence ATGCTACGAGCGTCCGCGAAATGGTCGGCCGTCATTCCCGAAGTCAGTCTCGGCTGCACCCTAGTGCGCATTCCGCGTTCACTCCCGACGATTCTGCTGATCTCGGCGACACTCGCTGCGGCGGCACTGATCCCGGGCTCGCTTCGCACCTCGGTCACGGAGCCGATCCGGATCGGGGTTTTCCATGCTGCGTCCGGCCCGATGGCCGAGAGCGAGAAAGGGCTTGTCGATGCCGCGCGGCTCGCCGTGGAGGAAATCAATGCCGAGGGTGGACTGCTCGGACGTCGTGTGGATCTCGTCATCGCCGAAAACGATTCGGATTGGACCACTGCAGCCGCCGAGGTCGAGCGCCTGATTCTTGAAGAGCGCGTCAGCGTCGTGCTCGCCTGCTGGACCTCGGCCTGCCGCAAGGCCGTCAAACCGGTGGTTGAAAAGCACCGCCACCTGATGCTCTATGCGCTGCAGTACGAAGGTCTCGAGCAATCGCCGCACCTCATCTACATGGGCTCCGCACCCAACCAGCAGATCATCCCCGGGGCGCGTTGGACGATGGACCGATTCGGGAGTCGGATCTATCTCGTCGGCTCCGATTATGTCTTCCCGCGCACCGCCAACCTCTTGATTCGGGACCTGGTGACCGCGGCCGGCGGCGAGATTCTGGCGGAGCGCTACGTGCCGATGGATGCAACCGATCTCGACGCAATCGCCGCCGAGATCCGACGGCTGGCACCGGACGCCGTGCTCAATACACTCAACGGCGATGCCAATCGGCATTTTTTCGCGTCATTGAGGGCCGCAAACCTCGATGCAATGCCGGTGGTCTCGTTCAGCGTTGCCGAACCCGAGCTTCGTTTCATGCTCAGCGGGCGGATCCATCGCGAGCATTACGCGGTGTGGGGTTACTTCCAGAGCCTACCGGATGACGTCAACCGTCGTTTCGTCGCCGCGTTCCAACAACGCTTCGGCGCCGATCGCGTCGTCAGCGACCCGATCGTCTCGAGCTACAACGGGATCAGGCTGTGGGCCGAGGCGGTTCGCGAGGCCGGTACCGACGATCCGGCACAAGTGAATCGCTCGATCGGACGCGCGAGCCTGCAAGGGCCTTCCGGGATCGTCGCCCTGGATGCGGCCACGCGACACCTTTGGCGCAGGGTCTACGTGGGTCATGCCCGAGCGGACGGTCAATTCGATGCGGTCGAGATCTCCGAAGCGCCGATCCGCCCGGCGCCGTTTCCCGCCTACCGCAGCCGCGCACAATGGCGCGCGCTGGTCGATCGGCTGTCGGACGAATCGAATCGGCGCCCGCCGGAGGATCCACAGTGGGTGCCGTAA
- a CDS encoding ATP-binding protein, translating into MSLLRKTPTCPVHGCELVLSHHGKKSNLGHYFVEVVGAPLLYCPQCLEKGQDTSVEIEPAASNTFLKRLVQVLETSEFPRLLNKPKIRVDFNPSKTSLEHPYTQGVTMNTVATAQPGAAAPPPDEAEETRLEGIEPVEPRHTLNQLILDQDTLERIREATNVLISQDMIYVTWGLSSVARTGRRVALNFYGPPGTGKTLAADAIADLLAKKILRISYAELESKYVGETPKNIKAAFAKASETGALLFFDEADSILGKRLVNVSQSADNSINVARSTTLIELDNFDGAVIFASNLVGNYDNAFLRRMLAHVEFRLPATEQREKIWRCHIPPQLPLAQDVDFERLALYSEGAAGGDIQNAVLLAASYASMRQGAEQVVMLADLKRAIAFLLDGKRKILEGAAGSDADRFDWG; encoded by the coding sequence ATGTCGCTGCTGCGTAAGACGCCGACCTGTCCGGTACATGGCTGCGAGCTGGTGCTCTCGCACCACGGCAAGAAGAGCAATCTCGGGCATTACTTCGTGGAGGTGGTCGGCGCACCACTCTTGTATTGCCCGCAGTGTTTGGAGAAGGGGCAGGACACCTCCGTGGAGATCGAGCCGGCGGCGTCCAATACATTCCTGAAACGGCTGGTCCAGGTGCTCGAGACCTCGGAGTTTCCGCGGCTGCTGAACAAGCCGAAGATCCGGGTCGATTTCAATCCGTCGAAGACGAGCTTGGAGCACCCCTACACCCAAGGCGTCACGATGAATACTGTAGCGACGGCGCAACCGGGCGCCGCCGCACCGCCGCCCGACGAGGCCGAAGAGACGCGTCTGGAGGGCATCGAGCCGGTCGAGCCGCGCCACACCCTCAATCAGCTCATCCTCGATCAGGACACCTTGGAGCGCATCCGCGAGGCGACCAACGTGCTCATCTCTCAGGACATGATCTACGTGACCTGGGGCCTGAGCTCGGTGGCGCGCACCGGGCGCAGGGTCGCGCTCAACTTCTACGGCCCGCCGGGAACCGGCAAGACCCTGGCCGCCGACGCCATTGCCGACCTGCTCGCCAAAAAGATCCTGCGCATCAGCTACGCGGAGCTTGAATCCAAGTACGTCGGCGAGACCCCCAAAAACATCAAGGCCGCCTTCGCCAAGGCATCCGAAACAGGCGCCCTGCTCTTCTTCGACGAGGCCGACTCCATCCTCGGCAAGCGTCTGGTCAACGTCTCCCAATCGGCCGACAACAGCATCAATGTCGCGCGCAGCACGACCCTGATCGAACTCGACAACTTCGACGGTGCGGTCATCTTCGCCTCGAATCTGGTCGGGAATTACGACAACGCCTTCCTGCGGCGCATGCTTGCCCATGTCGAGTTCAGGCTCCCCGCCACCGAGCAGCGCGAGAAGATCTGGCGCTGCCACATCCCGCCCCAACTCCCGCTGGCCCAGGATGTCGATTTCGAGCGCCTGGCGCTCTATTCCGAGGGTGCCGCGGGCGGCGACATCCAGAATGCCGTGCTGCTCGCCGCCTCTTACGCCTCCATGCGACAGGGCGCCGAGCAGGTGGTGATGCTCGCCGACCTGAAACGCGCCATCGCCTTCCTCCTCGACGGCAAACGCAAGATCCTCGAAGGCGCCGCCGGATCGGATGCCGATCGGTTCGATTGGGGTTAA